The DNA segment TATCTTCCTGACAATGAGCGTCTGGCCCGGCTTCAGCCTCTTTGGTTTCTTGATGTTGTTGAGCTCTTTCAGGTCTTTGAGAGGAACGGAATACTTTTTGGACAGAGAGGAGAGGGAATCACCTTTCTTTACCGTATGGTACTGGATCTTCTGCACATAGGGATCCTTCTGGTTCGTGTCGATGAGGGTTTTTGAAGAGGCGGTCTTCGAGGATGCCTCTTTCCTCGATGAAGACGAGTGTCGAGGAGGGATGACCAGTCGGGTGCCGGGCATGAGCTGATCCGGGTCCATGTCATTGGCCTCTTGAATCCTTTCGGGATCGACCCGGAACTTCTTTGAGATCTTGGAGAGGTTGTCGCCTTTCCTGACAGTGTACGTTGTGTCTGCTGACGCCGTATAAGGCTGTATGAACAGGAGAACAAAAAAGATGAGAGCAACGCAGGACTTTTTCATGTCATGTGCCTCCTCAGAAAAAATCAGAAAGCTTCTTCCCTTGCCAGCTCTTTGAGGGTCGGAAGCTCGGTGAGATCCTTCAGACCAAAATACCTGAGAAACTCCTTCGTCGTTCCGTAGAGAAGCGGCTTCCCCGGCGCTTCTTTTCTCCCCATGATCTTGATAAGTCTCCGCTCGATGAGGGTCCTCACGACGCCGTCGGAATTCACTCCCCTAATCTGTTCGACTTCAGCCTTGATGATCGGCTGCTTATAAGCAATGATTGCAAGAGTCTCGAGGGCCGGCATAGAGAGTTTGCTCGAAACCTGTGCGCCCTTGAGTTTCCTGATCCATGGGGCATACCGGAGACCGGTGACCATCTGATACCCGTTCGCAATTTCCGATATCAGTATGCCTCCGTCCCTGTTTCGGTAATCACTGATAAGCTCGTCGAGGAGCCTTTTGATCTCGGGTTCCTCAATATCGGTGATGCTCTTGAGCGATGCTGTTGTTACCGGCTCTCCAGACAGAAACAACAATGCCTCCAGAAGTGATTTCTTTTCTCTGTCTTCCATAGCAGGCCA comes from the Thermodesulfovibrionales bacterium genome and includes:
- the scpB gene encoding SMC-Scp complex subunit ScpB, producing the protein MEDREKKSLLEALLFLSGEPVTTASLKSITDIEEPEIKRLLDELISDYRNRDGGILISEIANGYQMVTGLRYAPWIRKLKGAQVSSKLSMPALETLAIIAYKQPIIKAEVEQIRGVNSDGVVRTLIERRLIKIMGRKEAPGKPLLYGTTKEFLRYFGLKDLTELPTLKELAREEAF